In Metopolophium dirhodum isolate CAU chromosome 9, ASM1992520v1, whole genome shotgun sequence, the genomic window GAATATTTGTACcgatttttcaacatttgatgTTAATACTTGccgttcaatatattatttcgttctAACGACTTTTCGAATACATTTCTGTAATGATTTgctcacacatcattataataaataaactaaaatcttatagaataataaataaagaccAGACTGTCGTTCGTAGAAATCGGTCATTCCCAACAAAACCATTGTCACCGACAAAAAGGTACGATCCCTATTATTACGTCATATTGTACGGTGTGTTTGATCAAATTCTCGACTACACGATCTcaagagccctccgaacacctggaggaagaaAAAagcgtaattttattattttaacattcggttttaatataaaaacgactcctagttatattatagttagtatatagtcatattaaAATCggatgttaaaataataaaattacgctattaccttcctcctacaggtgttcggagggctctcgggATCCTGTAttcaaaaatttgattaaacacatcgtataatataattttattctagtAGACGGTTTTTGTATTTCCTCGAACTAGATTTATCGTAAGTACGTGCTGATTTCTTAATTCGTGATCGTTTAATAGAGATCGTACCTTTTTGTCGGtgacaatagttttattggggatgaccgatttctacgaacgacagtctggccgttatttattattctgtaagattttagtttattttagattctaagtggaacgatgaatgtattgattttacaatgatgtgtgtttttttttttttcctttatcaccttttaggacagtaaaagtgcttggattttcttcaacagtaacttttctgataggaaagtgaatctagttggtactttggggttaggtagttttaaaaagcgacgtgaaaaacaaaagaaaaattaaggaaaaacgggaatttttacgcaaaatttgtttttgagaaaatcgattttggtttttggtgtaaatctaaaacaaatgactgtagggactagggacatgaaattttgcctgaatgtttataattgcatttcataTATactccataacattttccaatttttttgacttattttgagctgtttacggacattgtcaatttccattttttttagtttttttttctataaatatcaataaaattttatctgttgagtaaaaaagcttgaaaatttaatagaaggctcctagattattgtttcaaaggtagatgaaaaaaattttaaatccttagtcacagtttttatttataagcatctaaagttcaaatattgacaaaatacggaaaaatcacgaaaattagcaaattattttgagttgaaaattcataaaaatttactttttaaatctaagatttgaaaatgtaatacaagattatccataagtttgtctacctttatcaaaataaatgtttatgagcgtttgaaattcatatttttacaacatttgatattcattcgatttctcgtgtaacgattttcttattttgttgtaattaaaaaacgtatgattgtagatacttgaaaatttcactgaatgtttatattagcattttctatacacgataacattttgaaaataatttgactctttttgagctgtttacggacattgtctgttttaaattttttttgttttttttttctataaatatcattaaaattgtatttgttgggtagaaaagcgtgaaaatttaatgcaaggctcctgatatattgttacaatagcaattgaaaaatattgaaaatatataggcacaatttttttttataagcgtttaaagttcaaattttgacaaaatttatcaaatttaaaatgtaataattattttgtagttaaaaatgtataaaatgtttaacttttatggctaaggattgaaaatttaaaacaaggttccacgtaaataggttatattatataaattactttattcacaataatatcatcaaatatacttggtaatatcataggctgacggaccgttttcgctcagaatcgtttttcttatacaatgatattatatcattgaattcaaatttaacaccatccattacagttacccacttgtaacatactgtgcagtagagtgacatccacttaaccaccttttttataattatgtgtgaatgataatatcattacggtagtttttaattcaaaaactaatgaccgtagatatttaaaattttaaatttgaaatattttgactatttttgagccaTGAGACATTTTTgtattcagttatttttttttttaaaattatggccgataaataattttttgcttgatcaaaaaacttggaaatgtaatacaaaattccacATGAGttggtataataatgtaatttaaaaaatagttgagcgtaaatccacaatcattttttatgagagtttgaatttaaaaagtgtacctacgttattaaaatattggatattctgttcatatattttattggaatttaaaaagaaataatcgaccaaatgtttatactagcatttcctataggtacattgtaaaaaaatcgaaaaattgaaATTCTTTTTTTGCTATTTTAGCCATGGTAAATTTTTGaactatgtaaattattgtcgataaaaagtatttatgtatatatttaagatttgtgatattttttaataaaggcactacttattaattaatattcacgaatttattaaatacaaattctccaaacaaatattttaaggtcTTCAATCATtcgaatttcattttttttttttaaatgaactaatatatttaatatttatttggtttttatagtttttttaatgttagttGGAAAATAAACAGTTGTACCAATCTTAAAATCTAAACTGTGCAATTATGATACTGAAAACCaatttatgaatacattttgataGCAAACAAATTCTTAACTGTTCAATCACTGGTCTGTTCACCCCATTCATTGCTCCGTTATGAATTTAATACGCGCGGACTCATGACGAccggtatattgtatattagcctaacctaaccggtaTATTGTATCACAtaggttcaaaatatttttggcaaAACCTATTAACTTACCGTATAATTGCATaactatattagtaaaataaagtataggtaataggtatatatagtaccaatataaatacgtaataaaataataataataatacataggttatAGTTAGGTACACTTTAGTACCATACAGTAAACTCTCGATTATCTGTAGTCTTCCGCGGAACTatctataataagtacctactaaaaatagtGCTACATATGTTCAATATGTAGATTGTAAACATATATGTAGAGTGtatttgtgaaaaaataaatgcaagtgttaggtatataatatattaaattaatgtttaaataaaaatacaacataacCACAtctataattttcttaaaatactatttaatattatatagaattttgttttaaaaatatgataaaatcattttttttgtaatttgcatTTTTTACGGATCAACAGCGGAATTTGCTTATTCGTGGTGGCTATGCCACCCTTTTTCATGGATAATCAAGAGTTAACTGTATATATAGGCTGGCAGTCCGTCTCCGgatctctgctcagaatcgttattcgtatgcaataatttattattgagttcaaatttaacaatttatccaTTACAGCAGCCAatggcggatccagggcttatttttttttttttgggggggggggggcattaaATAAGCCCTTGCtagttctataatatttaatattggataatttattatctattgatAAGACACGTGGTAATATTTCGTGTGCACTGCATTGTTAGGTATTATGACTACCAGactacgtattatattaattattattttattaaaattataatgtaacagTGGCCCAATTACTTTATACCTTTTTGAAAAAGCCTGGGCGCCCAaattgtagtctggggatttaTTTCCTAGGGTCGGGGATTTTATTGCGGGGTTCTTCAATGGGGGTTGTTTAGGGGGATTTTTATTTCGTAATTCCTATTCGAGTtactaagtaataactaataaatatgtatttataaatttccaCTTagcttcaataaaaaattaccatattttataatattaaaaatattgatgcatTAGCtccaataatattaaacaaagataaatatatttagtataaaacaaatttctatGTCTTAAAGGGGAGCCAAAGTTATTGTGATTTTCAAACccaccatttttaaaaattaaaaacagcaATTAAGTAttcacaatatttgtattttttctagaAAGTGGGTACCCACAGAAAAGAATTGTTAATAGAATTGTACAAATGCAAAACTCAAAATGAACCCGACCTCAAACCCTCAAAATTAATGAGAGTATTATCACAAGACACTGGCATTGGCTATACAACAGTTCAAAATACTGTGCAAAAATATCTATATGAACAAGGAATAACACAAAAAAGAATTACACGAAcgttatatgaaaatattggcACATccgaaaaatgtaaaattctcCAAAAAATTCATAGTTTTTGGTGTAGACATAAAATAccaactttaaaaaatatatcattcgcCATCAACGCTGATCCCAGTCTTTCATCACTAAGTGTTtgtgaattaaaaaaagtattaaaagacCTACATTTTGAATATACGCCATGCAATTACCGTTTGCGTGCTCTTACGGAAAAAGAAGATATTGTACTATGGCGTCGAAAATATTTAGAAGATATACGGCATTACCGAAATGAAGGTAGAACTATTTACTATTTGCAAGAGACGTGGATAAACGCTGGGGAATATTCATCCAAAGAATTATTGGCTGCTATAGAACCTTCAGGCGAAGGCAAACGGATAATTGTCGTGCATATTGGATCGGTCGAAGGTTTCGTGGAGGGTGGTCTGCTATGCtttgaatcgaaaaaaaatacgtcTAACTACCATGACCATATGAATGGTGAAATATTTTACGAATGGTTCTGTGGTATATTGTCTTTACTCAAGGAGAATTCCGTTATAGTTTTTGACAACGTGTCATACTATTCGGTAGAAAATCACGTACCCACCATTTCCTGGAAAAAAGattctattttaaaatggtttgaAGGTAAAGGCATGGTATTGGATAGGCCAATGGTGAAGtttcaattaattgaaaaagtGAAGAAGACAAGACTTATCTATGACAACTATAGAAGAAGTGTACAAGAagcaataaatcataataaagaTGTTCTACGTTTACCTCCGTACCACTGTCAATTAAGTCCAATGCAGTTAGCATGGGAGGTTGTTGTCAAAcacgtgaaaattaaaaactgcaCAAGTTCTAAGCTGGACGATGTACGTCAACTATTAAATGATGGTGTTATACTAGTAACGACCGAGATGTGGGCCGGTTACgtaaatttttcaattacgAATGAAGACATACTTTGGAACCTTGATATCATTACCGATAAGATATTGGATGAAACTGTAactgcaaaaataaatttagttacgTCGTCCGAATCATCATCAGATTGAAATTGTAACTAATGTTTTATgtcagcggttcttaaccttttgtagatcgcggacccccttaccaaattttttttcaaatacctttttttttacaaaacatctcatgttatcataaccaaaattataatcattattttataaaacaaattacataagtagacataacaaaacatacacatttataattattttaatacatataattttttataaaaatgtaatatgtatacaactaTAGTTGACTACGATCGATCAGCTGCACTTAGTGGCAGTAAATATAAGACTTCCGAGACTACAGTGCTGTAcgcatatacattttgtatgaacaagaaaaactgattttacttaataaatattaataatacaattatttggtgtagaatctacatattatattatatatgaaaaaaaaaatttaaataatccaacaatattgtaataatacattcatgTCACTTATTGACGTATGTTATGTGTTAAGGCTACCGCGGACCCCCAGGGGGCCGAGGACcacaggttaagaaccgctgttTTATGTTGATCACACCTACTTATagaatcacaatatttttttttttttatatgtagataggtaggtttattacctattttatacttTGCTTTTTTGTTGGACTTTTATGTCTGCATTTTTCACAATATGCATTAATTCTTAGaatagttatgtatattataataggtatctttTATCATTTCAACCATTAGGTTAAAAGATACATTTATAGGTAGtagtaaatagtatttaatattatagtagtatttgaagtattttaatacttaaattagttataacttaagtaatgtatttttttcagcaTTCATAGTaatattgatacattatttttatatacttacttaaaaCCTATATCTTTATTACATTTCTAGAAATGAATTAAAGCTTaaacatatttggaaaaatacttttcattttaaagtttgacaaaattcgaaaaaccaatataactatatttccACAAAAAGCGCGCCTCTTCCCTTGGCCCCTTTGGGGAATTCCTGAATTCACCACTGGcaggtacattattttaaaacaccaATACCTATCCGAGTTTCTTAAACGAActgaaatatacatttatttttaattgtcatgaaaacaattttaaattagtgaattaaattaaaataatgtattaatataaaatattatgttgatggtCTAGTTTTCTGTATCCTACAGTCCAAACTTTAACCCGCGGTCCACCAGTTACCGACGTCAGtgcaactataatataggtaataatggtaatatatataatagtaccaTGTCATCATACCGTCTTACCTGGTAAATATATCGGATGATAACTTGCAGCTAATGTTACTCTTTGATAGTCTTTGactatttatgatttaataatattattattttttttaattattagcaatagttatatttttgtttaccattccgcaatgtacctacctattctcAGTAAATGCTgttgattttaatttgttaatggTCTGTTCaattgctatataatataattactatttaatgcacaaataaaatattatgtccattCATTTCCACCTTTTACAAAGGGTTGTTTTTCTCTTCATGCTATTTTTAATACCTGCTGTCGAGTGGAGTTCTCGTAGCACTACGTCTTGATAATTAATACCTAAGTACttgcttatttaaaattatgtaaaagtgtAAGACAACTTtggtcaaaaacaaaaaaaaaaaaaaaaaaacagcggAGAGTGCGTGACTTACCTGTTTATATTATGGTTCACTTCTAAAATAGTTCATTATACATCCTTATCGCGTACTTGCGAATAATCTcctaatacatatatatgagTTCTGCGGGTATATTGTATGTGTGTTTTCCGCGTGTTTCTCCCGTAAACATCAACTTCCCATGACACtagtactaatattattacagtgttctttacttatattaatattttacatctcATGCAACGTGAGCACAATCTCCCCGAAGtggatattatagtatttgatcttgaacaatatttgaatattatacaacattagatacatagtattatataatacagtttatattatattaggtttatATTGTTTTCTCCAGAGTTTCgtcgaaaaaaataatgttttatttattgcaaAAGATTCATTatgctaaaattaaataaattcttaatgtataccatttatataaaattacaattttatacgtttcaataaagaataaaataaaatatcaattataatgcttaagtattaaaaagaatgaaaaaaaaaataaaaaatagtttactacaatattatgttatattatgaattagaatattattatacaacatcaAGAAATATCAAAGAGAAGGTTTAGTTcaagttaaatacaattattaaaatggtaacgaataatatacttattttaataataatggatgttttataactattatacacataacacattatattatcatcatctgAGTTAGTGTGTAATTTTTGGCTTTAACGGCATTTACATTGTAAGTACCTCgtacctacacataataatacaggtttaagacattatatttctataataataatttctataggcgataaaattaaatctataatttatgttcTTATTACATACTGACCCTGGTCAGTCCAAAAATTACAATGACATTGATtctatcatataatttattaacaatacagataatattattaccatggacatctaaaaattatttagcactgattaaaatttaaattctagaaatagtaaaattgtttattttaaatgtttaagtaaacgagtgaatattaaaaatcgaataCAAATTGATCAGATATACTGGTTTTTTTTCACTTCTTCAATTTGATTTTCATTTGATTCTTCGTTTGATTCTTCGGAACAATCTGTTTTGTcagttactaaaaaaaaaaatttaattattaacaacacaaatatcaagtaattataatatttaaacttttaaacttgTAAGcacaagatttaaatttaaaaaaacactgtaaaactcgttttaaatttttctttaagcCATTTAAATTGATAAGTCCAATTTTGAAAAACGTCTAAAtcgtttcttataatataatgctggtTGACTTCTTTTGTGCACATTTGACCAAGACGCGCGTACTGGTTAGCATAATAATGTCATCCGTGTTGCCTTTCTCCTTCTCATCACTCCGTCACCCAACAACGGGTGCTCATGATTTTTATCCGAGCCCGAGGATAAACTATTGTAGAAAATTCGCGGTCGACCAAATAAGCATAATGTGTACAAAAATCGAATGCTTACTATGGACAAATCGTtctaaaattttccaaaaaaattccACACCTAGAAGGATAATGAAACATGGACCGTGCAGGTGTCATTTATTCGTGacacgtaataataatgttatcccGCGGTGTAATGTGCTGCACTCGGAACGTAATTTTTAGGTATAGTTAGTAAGCGTAGTAAGCCaaattttggaaataaaaaatttttttgttagctttaatttttaaccattcCTTTTATTGATCATATGGTTACGTATCTATTGTCgaagtgttataacttataaccgtACAACTTTTCTACATTTGATATCTCCCGTGTATCGTATAGTCTATActtctataaataacatttatagtttttttagtttaatatttttaacataaaagagttaagaaaataatttttttttaaatatttcatccgTAATAACGAAACGGAAACTATCTAATTCAAATTGTTGCGAACAGGAACTGCAGCGTTCCGGTCCATTCCGACCACTGGTTTACCCGGACGAGAATTTGTATTTATGGAGTACGTTGGGTGTATTATATCGTGTGGTTGCGTTGTTAGCAAATCATTAggtaatgaaaatatgaaatccaATAAGTGTATTAATATGCTACCGTGTGATTTTGGATCTGTGCGGACAGGGACAATCTGatcatataacatataatataatgacaacacaatataaattatgtgatATAACTTGACCCCGATTGGTGACAAATTATGATAAACGGACTGCATAAACACGCTGCTATATTGATTTTGCGGTCGACTGTATCCGCACACAAACACTGTTCGTATATGTTAAGTATTTAAGTGCCGAacggatgtcagcgcactagtCGTTTTCTCTCTCCGACATTGACGTAACGTTACAAATTTGCGTTTAGCAAAACCAATACAGCAGACTGTGTCGTTGGTTTAGCCCTAGAGAAAACATATTAGCATAAGAGTGAAttgatttattatcaaatttaaatttaagtcaattatcCGTGTCTATATACCTACGTTAGTTAAaatatgagtatttttaaattgttacattCTGCATACTCAACACTTGCATAGGTagcaataacaattttaataactatcgTAAATAGCTaacaacacagataatattcttatattaaggTTTTGTAATAGTTCAATTGAATCGCATGTAAAGCTATAACAACACAAGATTGGTTCTGCTAAACTCATATTCACTGTGTTGCACGttggccagagagagaaaacaaatagtgcactgacatcctcttaagtggaTTCGATTTTACTAAAACCTTAGCTTATACGTCACACCTATTTTTAGTCTAACGTAATGCATCATACCGATAAAACTAGTGATGCGATAAGAAgtctgaaaacatatttgaattcatCATGACGTTAAATTGAGATGTATCATCCCATTTTGAAACGTAGACTCTCGTCTTCCCCTCAgtataaaatgtgaaaattaaagaattttcaTCTATCGCACggaattaaaaattagaaaattgggttGATCATCAATTATcagtaaattttataaaataatgtaatatgttttcagattttttattgcataactAGTTTTATTGGTACCTTTACGATTTataaaagatgaaaaaaaatcttcttAATACAACTACCAGCAAGTTCAATCTGGTTTGAATAGCCATTCAGAGCAAATATTCTATCATACAAAAATACTGATGGCGTCAAATgacaaatcaaaacatttattattagtattcataaattgttaaaaagtgccTATAGGTACgctcttaaaataattatattaaaataaataataatatacagttaatttaatatgatgAAAAACTAGTGGGGATTGCCCTCCCTTGCTATCTATGTGAGTGCCATCGAAATTCGAATGGCAAGTATTACCATTATTACAGACGAATCGGAATTTAAATAgctcgtaaatcgtaatagcacgaaacatttaaaaataaactgtcgGGGCCTTGGACTAcggattcatattattatgtatatttcttGGTTCCTTCACCCTATTGCTATTCGCA contains:
- the LOC132952860 gene encoding uncharacterized protein LOC132952860 isoform X2, which produces MNHVNKDPSRINFVNKNRQGKKVGTHRKELLIELYKCKTQNEPDLKPSKLMRVLSQDTGIGYTTVQNTVQKYLYEQGITQKRITRTLYENIGTSEKCKILQKIHSFWCRHKIPTLKNISFAINADPSLSSLSVCELKKVLKDLHFEYTPCNYRLRALTEKEDIVLWRRKYLEDIRHYRNEGRTIYYLQETWINAGEYSSKELLAAIEPSGEGKRIIVVHIGSVEGFVEGGLLCFESKKNTSNYHDHMNGEIFYEWFCGILSLLKENSVIVFDNVSYYSVENHVPTISWKKDSILKWFEGKGMVLDRPMVKFQLIEKVKKTRLIYDNYRRSVQEAINHNKDVLRLPPYHCQLSPMQLAWEVVVKHVKIKNCTSSKLDDVRQLLNDGVILVTTEMWAGYVNFSITNEDILWNLDIITDKILDETVTAKINLVTSSESSSD
- the LOC132952860 gene encoding uncharacterized protein LOC132952860 isoform X3; this translates as MNYENKDPSRIYVNKNPPGKKVGTHRKELLIELYKCKTQNEPDLKPSKLMRVLSQDTGIGYTTVQNTVQKYLYEQGITQKRITRTLYENIGTSEKCKILQKIHSFWCRHKIPTLKNISFAINADPSLSSLSVCELKKVLKDLHFEYTPCNYRLRALTEKEDIVLWRRKYLEDIRHYRNEGRTIYYLQETWINAGEYSSKELLAAIEPSGEGKRIIVVHIGSVEGFVEGGLLCFESKKNTSNYHDHMNGEIFYEWFCGILSLLKENSVIVFDNVSYYSVENHVPTISWKKDSILKWFEGKGMVLDRPMVKFQLIEKVKKTRLIYDNYRRSVQEAINHNKDVLRLPPYHCQLSPMQLAWEVVVKHVKIKNCTSSKLDDVRQLLNDGVILVTTEMWAGYVNFSITNEDILWNLDIITDKILDETVTAKINLVTSSESSSD
- the LOC132952860 gene encoding uncharacterized protein LOC132952860 isoform X7 — its product is MRVLSQDTGIGYTTVQNTVQKYLYEQGITQKRITRTLYENIGTSEKCKILQKIHSFWCRHKIPTLKNISFAINADPSLSSLSVCELKKVLKDLHFEYTPCNYRLRALTEKEDIVLWRRKYLEDIRHYRNEGRTIYYLQETWINAGEYSSKELLAAIEPSGEGKRIIVVHIGSVEGFVEGGLLCFESKKNTSNYHDHMNGEIFYEWFCGILSLLKENSVIVFDNVSYYSVENHVPTISWKKDSILKWFEGKGMVLDRPMVKFQLIEKVKKTRLIYDNYRRSVQEAINHNKDVLRLPPYHCQLSPMQLAWEVVVKHVKIKNCTSSKLDDVRQLLNDGVILVTTEMWAGYVNFSITNEDILWNLDIITDKILDETVTAKINLVTSSESSSD